Proteins encoded within one genomic window of Lentisphaera araneosa HTCC2155:
- a CDS encoding sigma-70 family RNA polymerase sigma factor, with amino-acid sequence MPKNNTDEFVELMSSFQGRLYGLILSLVANPDAANDILQETNLILWSKAHEFELGTSFKSWSFRIASFQVMAWRQKQMRDPLIFNNEVISLMVHEQADREEDYELKKSRLEKCIAKLPDRQKELITKRYRLGTSIVQIAEELKNSANTIRQTLFRARTNLSQCVKSLDEDSA; translated from the coding sequence ATGCCCAAAAACAACACAGACGAATTCGTTGAACTCATGAGTTCCTTTCAAGGACGCCTCTATGGCTTGATCCTCAGTCTCGTCGCCAATCCTGATGCGGCCAATGATATTTTGCAGGAGACCAATCTCATTCTATGGAGCAAAGCACATGAATTTGAATTGGGTACGAGTTTTAAGAGTTGGTCATTTCGCATTGCCTCATTTCAGGTCATGGCTTGGCGTCAAAAGCAAATGCGCGACCCACTCATTTTCAATAATGAAGTAATTTCACTCATGGTTCATGAACAAGCTGACCGTGAAGAAGATTATGAATTGAAGAAGTCACGTTTAGAAAAGTGCATAGCCAAACTCCCTGACCGTCAGAAAGAATTAATCACCAAACGCTACCGCTTGGGAACAAGCATTGTACAAATTGCCGAAGAGCTCAAGAATTCAGCCAACACCATTCGACAAACACTTTTTCGTGCTCGAACCAACCTCTCGCAATGCGTTAAATCCTTAGATGAGGACTCCGCATGA